A window of the Methanosarcinales archaeon genome harbors these coding sequences:
- a CDS encoding 30S ribosomal protein S9 yields the protein MVKIINTSGKKKTAIARATFKDGKGRIRINKKPLEIHEPEIARLKIMESLTFVDDKVISKIDIDVNVQGGGVIGQADAVRTAVGKGLVEWTGDLALKDAMLSYDRNLLVNDSRQKETKKFGGPGARAKTQKSYR from the coding sequence TTGGTAAAAATTATCAATACATCAGGAAAAAAGAAGACTGCTATTGCAAGAGCAACATTTAAAGATGGGAAAGGGCGAATCAGAATAAACAAAAAACCCCTTGAGATTCACGAACCTGAGATCGCACGACTTAAGATCATGGAATCATTAACCTTTGTTGATGATAAAGTAATATCAAAGATAGACATTGATGTGAATGTGCAAGGGGGGGGTGTAATTGGGCAGGCAGATGCAGTTAGAACTGCTGTTGGCAAAGGACTTGTTGAATGGACAGGTGATCTTGCACTAAAAGATGCAATGCTCAGTTATGATAGAAACCTTCTGGTCAACGATTCCAGACAGAAAGAAACAAAGAAATTCGGCGGTCCAGGTGCAAGAGCCAAGACCCAGAAATCATACAGGTGA
- a CDS encoding DNA-directed RNA polymerase subunit N produces the protein MIPVRCFTCGKVISSVWEEYERRVAEFEDPGKVMDDLGVERYCCRRMLLTHIKLVDTLAPYQ, from the coding sequence ATGATTCCAGTACGATGTTTCACATGCGGGAAAGTAATTTCCAGCGTGTGGGAAGAATATGAGAGGCGAGTTGCTGAGTTTGAAGACCCCGGCAAGGTCATGGACGACCTTGGTGTTGAAAGATACTGCTGTCGCAGGATGCTTCTTACTCATATTAAGCTGGTGGATACTTTAGCCCCATATCAATAG
- a CDS encoding DNA-directed RNA polymerase subunit K, producing MKIEKYTRYERARIIGARALQISMGAPVLLEDDSGEPIDIALRELELGIIPITVKRTQKVKTT from the coding sequence TTGAAAATTGAGAAATATACCCGTTACGAACGTGCACGTATCATCGGTGCCCGTGCATTGCAGATATCAATGGGAGCACCTGTGCTTTTAGAAGATGATTCCGGTGAACCTATCGATATCGCTTTGAGAGAACTGGAATTGGGAATCATACCAATAACGGTAAAAAGAACCCAGAAAGTAAAAACAACGTGA
- a CDS encoding 30S ribosomal protein S2, translating into MEVESDVVKDIGYNSIIPLDEFLAAGIHIGTQQKTKDMMRFVYRVRTDGLYVLDIQSTDERIRMAAAMLAKYDPTKILLVSARQYGHHPVKMFAKTIGAKANVGRFIPGTLTNPILDIYTEPDIMMVTDPHGDAQAVKEAVSVGIPVIALCDTNNSTSNVDLIIPTNNKGRKALSLVYFLLSKQTAELKVIPFNLTMEDFETEL; encoded by the coding sequence ATGGAAGTTGAAAGTGATGTAGTAAAAGATATCGGTTATAATTCCATCATCCCACTAGACGAATTCTTGGCTGCTGGAATTCATATTGGTACCCAGCAGAAGACAAAAGACATGATGAGATTCGTCTACAGGGTTAGGACTGACGGGCTGTATGTTCTGGATATCCAGTCAACAGATGAAAGAATACGAATGGCAGCAGCTATGCTTGCAAAATATGATCCCACTAAGATACTGCTCGTATCAGCCAGGCAGTATGGACACCATCCTGTCAAAATGTTTGCAAAAACCATTGGTGCTAAAGCCAATGTGGGCAGGTTCATACCTGGTACCCTCACAAACCCTATTCTGGATATCTATACAGAACCCGATATCATGATGGTGACCGATCCACACGGTGATGCTCAGGCAGTTAAAGAAGCGGTAAGTGTAGGTATTCCGGTGATCGCTTTATGTGATACAAATAATTCCACCTCAAATGTCGATCTAATAATACCTACAAACAACAAAGGACGAAAAGCCCTTTCACTGGTTTATTTCCTTTTATCAAAACAGACAGCTGAACTAAAAGTGATTCCTTTTAACCTGACAATGGAAGATTTCGAAACAGAGCTTTAA
- a CDS encoding MEMO1 family protein, producing the protein MRRPTVSGQFYPGDLKHLKRELNRCFSNTTDKTLDVIGAVVPHAGYVYSCATAASVYAVLPEADTYVFLGPNHTGMGSLVAASQDTWSTPFGDITSDKDLVKKLAGGIIDLDEMAHRYEHSIEVQLPFLQYRFSHEFQIVSICMGLQDQKTAIEVGDQLFKAIKDSNKKIVIIASSDFSHYVPDKVARDTDNYLIESVQTLDVDEFYRRIAERNASACGYGPISAMLTASKALGAQKGTLLKYATSADVSGDTSGVVGYAGIIVQ; encoded by the coding sequence TTGAGACGACCGACGGTGTCTGGCCAGTTCTATCCTGGCGACCTGAAACATCTGAAACGTGAACTTAATAGATGTTTCTCTAATACAACTGATAAGACCCTTGATGTAATAGGAGCCGTGGTTCCCCATGCAGGCTATGTCTATTCATGTGCCACTGCAGCCAGTGTTTATGCTGTCCTTCCTGAAGCTGATACTTATGTATTCCTGGGTCCCAATCATACAGGGATGGGTTCGTTGGTAGCTGCTTCACAAGACACCTGGAGCACGCCATTCGGCGATATTACTTCAGATAAAGATCTGGTAAAAAAATTAGCAGGTGGAATAATTGACCTTGATGAAATGGCGCATAGGTACGAGCATTCAATTGAAGTTCAATTGCCTTTTTTGCAGTACCGATTTTCCCATGAATTCCAGATAGTATCCATTTGCATGGGATTACAGGATCAGAAAACTGCTATTGAAGTGGGTGACCAGTTATTCAAAGCCATAAAAGACAGCAATAAAAAAATAGTGATCATAGCTTCCAGCGACTTCAGCCATTATGTGCCTGATAAGGTAGCCAGGGATACTGATAATTACCTGATCGAAAGTGTTCAAACACTGGATGTGGATGAATTCTACAGGCGAATTGCTGAAAGGAACGCCTCAGCCTGTGGATATGGTCCCATATCGGCCATGTTGACCGCATCAAAAGCACTGGGTGCACAAAAAGGTACTTTGCTTAAATATGCCACCAGTGCTGATGTGTCTGGTGACACCTCAGGTGTAGTGGGTTACGCTGGTATCATAGTCCAATAA
- the mvk gene encoding mevalonate kinase: protein MTITTCSAPGKIYFFGEHAVVYQKKAIACAVDLRTQVSVQEANDYVISSSIGTTGLDTNNHPYVTRCIKEMEEYIPEGVNIKINSDLPVGSGLGSSGAVTVATMYALNIHFEMGFSLEEIATLGHTIELKVQGAASPTDTFVSTMGGAVVVPDKRKLSLPECAIVIGNTGKFSSTKDLVVNVRNLKETYSETIKPVIETIGRLSSYGETLIASKDYQALGRLMNINHALLDALEVGSEELSKLVWASRKAGAWGAKTTGAGGGGCIVAITDRPDEVANAIEVEGYQAIITRTTSQGVREE, encoded by the coding sequence ATGACGATTACTACCTGTAGTGCGCCCGGTAAAATCTATTTCTTTGGTGAACATGCGGTAGTGTACCAAAAAAAAGCTATTGCTTGTGCAGTGGATCTGCGCACCCAAGTAAGTGTCCAGGAAGCAAATGATTATGTAATCAGTTCCAGTATTGGGACTACAGGTCTGGATACCAACAATCATCCATATGTTACCCGGTGTATCAAGGAGATGGAAGAATACATCCCTGAGGGTGTAAATATCAAAATAAATTCTGACCTTCCCGTAGGCTCTGGTTTAGGTTCATCAGGTGCTGTAACTGTTGCAACAATGTATGCTCTTAATATCCATTTTGAAATGGGTTTCTCTCTGGAAGAGATTGCAACTCTCGGGCATACTATCGAACTTAAGGTACAGGGTGCGGCAAGTCCCACTGATACCTTTGTGTCTACTATGGGTGGTGCCGTTGTGGTACCAGACAAACGAAAACTTTCCCTTCCCGAATGTGCTATAGTAATAGGTAATACAGGCAAGTTCTCATCTACCAAAGACCTGGTAGTAAATGTAAGAAACTTGAAGGAAACATATTCCGAGACCATTAAACCTGTAATAGAAACTATTGGTCGCCTCTCTTCCTACGGTGAAACATTGATCGCCAGTAAAGATTATCAGGCTTTGGGGCGCCTGATGAATATCAACCACGCACTGCTGGATGCATTAGAAGTGGGTTCTGAGGAACTCTCAAAGCTGGTCTGGGCCAGCCGAAAAGCAGGTGCATGGGGTGCCAAAACCACAGGTGCCGGCGGCGGTGGATGTATTGTTGCTATCACTGACCGACCCGATGAAGTAGCAAATGCCATAGAAGTTGAAGGTTATCAGGCGATCATCACCAGAACCACATCCCAGGGAGTGCGGGAAGAATGA
- a CDS encoding isopentenyl phosphate kinase family protein → MNDLTVLKIGGSIITEKSSPVPKACNDEITRIAKEIASGHNNLVIVHGAGSFGHPLALKYKLTEQFHARGVIETHRSVKELNTTMVDALVSAGVQAVPVHPFNSFMLENGRIKEMFIDPIQEMLDRKLVPVLHGDVVMDKTKGSAVLSGDQIVPFIARKLGADNIGIGSNTDGVLDANGQTIPVITPASFYEIRSLIGGSSHTDVTGGMLGKVQELVDLADMTGIDSRIFNAASAGCIREFMGGAAIGTLIQKVK, encoded by the coding sequence ATGAACGATCTAACAGTGCTAAAGATAGGCGGCAGCATAATAACTGAAAAATCCAGTCCTGTGCCAAAAGCCTGTAATGATGAGATTACCAGAATTGCTAAGGAGATCGCTTCAGGTCACAATAATCTTGTGATTGTGCACGGTGCCGGGTCTTTTGGTCATCCTCTTGCTTTGAAATACAAATTAACTGAACAATTTCATGCCAGAGGAGTAATTGAAACCCATCGATCAGTCAAAGAGCTTAATACTACAATGGTGGATGCACTGGTATCAGCCGGAGTGCAGGCAGTCCCTGTACACCCATTTAATAGTTTCATGCTGGAAAACGGACGCATTAAAGAAATGTTCATTGATCCAATTCAAGAGATGCTGGATCGTAAGCTGGTTCCGGTGCTGCACGGTGATGTTGTCATGGACAAAACCAAAGGCAGTGCTGTTTTAAGCGGTGACCAGATCGTTCCCTTTATTGCCAGGAAACTGGGTGCTGATAATATCGGCATCGGCAGCAATACTGATGGAGTACTGGATGCTAATGGACAGACCATTCCTGTAATAACTCCGGCCTCGTTCTATGAGATACGTTCCTTAATAGGTGGATCATCTCATACCGATGTCACTGGTGGTATGCTTGGAAAGGTGCAGGAGCTGGTGGATCTGGCAGATATGACCGGAATTGATAGCAGGATATTCAATGCGGCTTCAGCAGGCTGCATCCGGGAATTCATGGGAGGAGCCGCTATCGGTACACTTATACAAAAGGTTAAATGA
- a CDS encoding type 2 isopentenyl-diphosphate Delta-isomerase, producing MSTSNRKIEHLELCTNRMVEAHKDEHNLSRTGFDDITLIHKALPEINKTEIDTSIEFLGHKLAFPLLIASMTGGHPDTTDLNKSLALAAQEMGIGIGVGSQRAALEDPHLEESFRVVRDTAPDAFVFGNIGVQQIKEYGMDGVNQAAKMIEADAMAIHLNFLQEAIQPEGETDAVEGLELIRQVCRSLNVPVIVKETGAGISSEVAQRLCDVGVSAIDVSGLGGTSWAGVEVYRARQKGDLVSEGMGELFWNWGIPTAVSIVESNISVPIIATGGIRTGIDMAKSLAIGASVCSTALPLVGPAVNGSEEIKRKLQVMLEELKVAMFLTGSGNIEELRHVPLVITGKTGLHLNERGFDTSHFALR from the coding sequence ATGAGTACGTCAAATAGGAAAATCGAACATCTGGAACTTTGTACTAATCGCATGGTTGAGGCGCATAAGGATGAACACAACCTGAGCCGGACCGGATTCGACGATATTACGTTAATACATAAGGCACTACCAGAGATCAATAAAACAGAAATAGATACATCAATTGAATTTCTTGGCCATAAATTGGCATTTCCCTTACTGATAGCTTCCATGACCGGAGGTCATCCAGATACCACTGACCTGAACAAATCCCTGGCTCTTGCCGCTCAGGAAATGGGAATCGGTATTGGGGTTGGCAGCCAGAGAGCAGCCCTTGAAGACCCACATCTAGAAGAATCGTTCAGGGTGGTAAGGGATACCGCACCTGATGCATTCGTTTTCGGGAACATTGGCGTGCAGCAGATCAAGGAATACGGGATGGACGGCGTCAACCAGGCAGCGAAAATGATCGAAGCTGACGCAATGGCCATCCATTTGAACTTCCTTCAGGAGGCCATACAACCAGAGGGTGAAACCGATGCTGTGGAGGGACTTGAGCTTATCAGGCAGGTATGCAGGAGTCTTAATGTCCCGGTGATCGTGAAAGAAACGGGGGCAGGTATAAGCAGTGAAGTTGCACAGAGACTGTGCGACGTTGGAGTATCTGCAATCGATGTTAGTGGATTGGGAGGTACCAGCTGGGCTGGAGTTGAAGTGTACAGGGCACGTCAAAAAGGTGATCTCGTAAGTGAAGGGATGGGAGAGCTGTTCTGGAATTGGGGAATACCCACTGCCGTAAGTATAGTTGAGAGCAATATTTCAGTACCTATTATTGCCACCGGGGGTATACGAACTGGAATAGATATGGCAAAATCCCTGGCAATAGGAGCCTCGGTGTGCAGCACAGCATTACCACTGGTAGGTCCGGCAGTGAATGGATCTGAAGAGATAAAAAGAAAATTGCAGGTTATGCTGGAAGAATTGAAAGTAGCCATGTTCCTGACCGGCTCTGGTAATATTGAAGAGCTCAGACATGTACCGTTGGTGATCACAGGAAAAACCGGCTTGCATTTGAACGAACGTGGGTTTGATACGTCGCATTTTGCATTACGATAA
- a CDS encoding RNase J family beta-CASP ribonuclease produces MKEIGIVAVGGYNEMGRNMTAIRVGEDIIIMDMGIRLDRVQIHEDVELDRKNARDLTNMGVIPDDTVMKHVDGKVKGIVCTHGHLDHIGAIPKLAHKYDAPIISTPYTSELIKQQIKNEKKYRVKNKIQALSTGKIQQITPDISVELIRVQHSIIDAAFAAIHTPDGIILYANDFKIDRTPTIGEKPDFDRLRQIGKEGVIAMITESTNSERVGKTPSEKIAADLVSDVLLGTEEAESGVIITTFSSHIARIKSIIDAAQDMGRIPVLLGRSMEKYVGTAQKMGFLDFPENLEIYGHRASIDKALKQINDNGKEKYLPIVTGHQGEPGSILPRIATNNTDYKIQKGDKVVFSANVIPNPMTRANRYSLETKLMMKGARIYDNVHVSGHAYKEDHWELLRLVNPDHVIPAHGNINMHSNYMEMAEDAGYVFGDTVHIMRNGEEMLIE; encoded by the coding sequence ATGAAAGAGATCGGAATAGTAGCAGTCGGCGGTTATAACGAAATGGGCCGCAACATGACAGCAATTCGAGTGGGAGAAGACATCATTATAATGGATATGGGGATTAGGCTTGATAGGGTTCAGATACACGAGGATGTGGAACTGGACCGTAAGAATGCAAGGGATCTTACCAATATGGGAGTTATTCCCGATGATACAGTAATGAAACATGTGGACGGTAAGGTAAAAGGTATAGTGTGCACCCATGGACACCTGGACCATATTGGAGCTATTCCAAAGCTGGCCCATAAATATGATGCGCCTATTATCAGTACCCCATATACATCCGAACTGATCAAGCAGCAGATAAAGAACGAAAAGAAATATAGGGTGAAAAATAAGATACAAGCTCTTTCCACCGGCAAGATTCAGCAGATAACTCCAGATATATCAGTGGAACTCATACGAGTACAGCACAGCATTATTGACGCGGCTTTCGCTGCTATTCATACGCCAGACGGCATTATACTGTATGCAAACGATTTTAAGATAGATCGGACACCTACTATAGGCGAAAAACCTGATTTTGACAGGCTGCGACAGATAGGGAAAGAGGGAGTTATCGCCATGATCACAGAAAGTACAAACTCTGAACGGGTTGGAAAGACCCCATCTGAAAAGATTGCTGCTGATCTGGTGTCTGATGTGCTGTTAGGCACAGAAGAAGCAGAATCCGGAGTAATAATTACTACATTTTCATCCCACATAGCCAGGATCAAATCTATAATTGATGCAGCACAGGATATGGGGAGAATTCCGGTGTTACTGGGCCGGTCCATGGAAAAATATGTGGGTACTGCCCAGAAAATGGGTTTTCTGGATTTTCCTGAAAACCTGGAAATATACGGTCACCGCGCTTCTATCGATAAAGCACTGAAACAAATAAATGATAATGGAAAGGAAAAATATCTGCCCATAGTGACAGGGCATCAGGGCGAGCCGGGATCTATTCTGCCCAGGATCGCAACCAATAACACGGATTATAAAATACAGAAAGGAGATAAGGTTGTCTTCTCTGCAAATGTGATCCCGAATCCTATGACCCGGGCCAACCGCTATTCATTGGAAACAAAACTAATGATGAAGGGCGCACGTATCTATGATAATGTTCATGTTTCAGGTCATGCATATAAGGAAGATCACTGGGAATTACTCAGGCTGGTAAATCCAGATCATGTAATTCCGGCACACGGAAATATCAATATGCATAGTAATTACATGGAAATGGCCGAAGATGCGGGATATGTGTTCGGAGACACTGTCCATATTATGCGAAACGGCGAAGAAATGCTGATCGAATAA
- a CDS encoding polyprenyl synthetase family protein has translation MDLIEEIKKRGGLVEGSIQNLMPIGHPDELYRAMRYLFDAGGKRLRPATLMLSAEAVGGNFADLIPAATSVELVHNFTLIHDDIMDQDDLRRGLPAVHVKWGLSGAILAGDTLYSKSFHILSQTNASAERMLECMTLMSIVCTEICEGQWMDISFEKRSDVSETEYMEMVEKKTAVLYAASGKMGAILGGGTKEEAEALWEFGRLAGIGFQIFDDVLDLITPEDVLGKIRGSDLMEGKRTLIAIHARDNNVALDVFGKGDASKEEIDEALKILEASGSIAYAQTTAERFVTEGKAKLDILPDSEAKEILLALADYMIERKF, from the coding sequence ATGGATTTAATTGAAGAGATTAAGAAACGAGGTGGACTTGTTGAAGGGTCAATCCAGAACCTGATGCCCATCGGGCACCCGGATGAACTCTACAGGGCCATGCGCTACTTGTTCGATGCTGGTGGAAAACGATTACGACCTGCCACCCTCATGTTATCAGCAGAAGCTGTTGGCGGTAATTTCGCGGATCTGATCCCTGCTGCTACTTCAGTTGAATTGGTGCATAATTTCACATTAATACATGATGATATTATGGACCAGGACGATCTCAGAAGAGGGCTTCCGGCAGTCCATGTGAAATGGGGTCTGTCCGGTGCTATACTGGCTGGAGATACTCTTTATTCCAAATCATTCCATATTCTCAGCCAGACAAATGCCAGTGCTGAACGGATGCTGGAATGCATGACCCTTATGTCAATTGTTTGTACCGAAATATGTGAAGGTCAGTGGATGGATATCAGTTTTGAGAAACGCAGTGATGTCTCAGAAACAGAATATATGGAAATGGTTGAGAAGAAGACCGCAGTATTATATGCTGCATCTGGCAAGATGGGAGCCATCCTTGGAGGCGGTACGAAAGAAGAAGCAGAAGCCCTGTGGGAATTTGGCCGCCTGGCTGGAATCGGTTTCCAGATATTCGATGATGTGCTTGATCTGATCACGCCAGAAGATGTGCTTGGCAAGATAAGGGGCAGCGACCTGATGGAAGGCAAGCGGACACTGATCGCTATTCATGCCAGGGATAATAATGTTGCCCTGGATGTGTTCGGAAAAGGAGATGCCAGCAAAGAAGAGATTGATGAGGCATTGAAGATCCTGGAGGCTTCAGGTTCCATAGCTTATGCCCAGACCACTGCTGAACGATTTGTGACTGAAGGAAAAGCAAAACTGGATATCCTGCCTGACAGCGAAGCAAAGGAAATTCTCCTGGCTCTTGCAGATTACATGATCGAGAGAAAATTCTGA